CTGCAATGAGCACATCCATTAAAAGGAAGGCTGGTGCATTGGCGTCAACAGCATGTTTGAATGGCTGCAGCTTGGCAGACTAGCACAGTCTGGTCTGTACAGTCAAGGTGAGTGCAAACCACTTCGCATGATggcacaaataaacaacaaacaaggCCATTCAACAAGCCTAGGTCATGTCCGAAATACCAAAAAGGCAAAGTCCTCATTAATCTGCCCGCCACCCTACCCTTATAAGAGCTTCCTGGCTAGGCATTGCAATACTCTTGAAAGCTGATGTCTACTCTTCTCtaaagtgtgggggggggggaggtccccAACATGCATCACTCACAGGCAATACAACAAAGGGAAGGAAATCAGAATTGCAACTCTATTTCCTTCAACCCGGGAGCAACAGCTTTGTCTCCATTCCAGTTCTCCTGAAAGTGTCCAGGTCCCTTTTCCTGGAGGTCATCAATGTTCATATGGAACAGGTCCATTTGAATGGAGGTCCTCATAAACGTTGAGTTAGTTTTCCATCGGTCAACTGCCAGGTGCCAGTTTAAGGTGATGAATCGGATAAAGACACACCACTTGTGATGTGGAGAAAATAATGACACAATTTCATCATGGTGGACGCCGGCTGGGTCTATAGATAAGAATGGCACATATTCTGAAAAAAGGATTAATGATGGCGCACAGGAGAAAATCAGATGACGACtatacaggaaaaaaaaaataaaaaaaaaatacatcacaCACTTCAGAGTAACTCAGTTAAGTACAATGAGAAGTTTAACACCATGCTGTAAGACCcaaagaagaaaaggaagaaacCGCATCCAACGAGTATCGAGGGATTAGGCCATTCATCCTGAACACAACTCCTACTCCCATCGCACGGCAGAGCGCTGCAGTCTGTTTGAGTCAATGTGACTGGGTTACACAGGCACCACAGAACATGCCCAGGCCAGGTCCAACAGTCCTCATGTTAGAATATTTCGAGCTAAAACAACGAACGGGGAGTGAACCCTAAACTCATCTGTTTTTTCCATCCccataaataattattttcaactttcttttttttttttttttaaatggatttGCTTTGTAAATTTCATTctatttcacaaaaaaaaaaattaaaatgatgAGTTATACATCTATGTTGAAGTTAACTCTCGTCAGTTAGCTACCAACCCCTTCCACACATTCTAATGGCCATCTGCGAGCTTGCATTTTCAGTTTAATCGTAGAGAGGGCCGAGTTTAAGATTTGCATTTTCTGTATCATACTTCTTCAAGAACGAAAAGAGCAAGAGTTTGAAACAGTAAATGTTTCAGTTGGAGTTTGGAAGGGTTTTGGGAGGGCATATTGGCACTgaagaggaaaaaaataaaggagaaggaaaattgaaggtatcagatgAGGAGACACTGACATTCCTCAACGCGACTTCCTGTGATCATCCCCGATCCACCATGGCTGACAGGAAGACGGGCAGAGGAAGAgaagtgagggggaggggggcagaccAGGTAGGACAGGGCGCCCTCTGTTCCGCTTACAGGAGGAGACAGCAGTTGCTCTCAGTGGTTTTCTCCCGGTTCCTTTGACCTGCCGGGAAAGGACGGCACAAAGGGAATATTTGAGAAAAGAACGGCAACAAAAAAAGATTCAATCAACAAATGTCAGAACAAGCGGCGAAATGCCGTCAGTTGTTGCGAGCGATGGAGACCCCGCCCatagcaggaggaggtggaacgGGGGGGGGTGGAACCAACAGACCAGGGGCGGAGCAGAACAAAAGGAAAATATCTCACCATGGGAGTTGGGTTCCGGAAGAGTTTCCCTAGCAACCAAGTGCATGACAGTTGTTCGTCCTGGGGGTAGCTTCAGAGCTTTTGGAAACCAAACAGAAATACaactattattaatatttatacaATATCCTGTGCACAAAGTTGTATTGTTTCAGGTATTTCCttcttacacatacacacacacacacaatcgcaaaCTAGTGTAACTGAACCTTTTTCTGTCTGAAGAAGAGTTTATATTTGTTTGTGCTCCTATTTCTAAATGGACCAATCAAACCCCAACAGAGTCCTGCTTCGCACCCAAATGAAGCCACCCTCAAAAATATATCATCATGAAGTTCATATACATGGAGCTTGAAAACAGATGCTAAATGGGACGTTGTTCGGTATTTGTGGGACGGCCTGCCTCGTACCTCCAAGAGTCACGTTGCCATGGAGAAACCTTCCTTGGAAGATGAGGCGCAGGATGCTGGGGCtgctcacctgctcctcctcccagcctgcCAACCACAGTGTTCACAGCGCTGGTTACACAGTGTCTACCGCTCTCCTCTGAGACGCTCTCAATCTCACCGTGAGGTTAAGTATGGGCTAGTCAGCTTAGGTAAAGGTGaggttattttaattttttttcttagaCAGAAGCACTCAAGGTTAGAGACTGGAGTACACggattagaaagaaaaaaacattggcGGGGTGAAAGGTAGTGTCAAGTGTGTCTGAGTTGGTGATTGGCTGGGTCACTGTTATAGACTGCAGCCAATGAATAAACAAAGACGTTCAATCTGCGAGCACTCTAGCACACCAGGACAACGGGACAGTGTCTAGGCGTGACTCTAGCCTCGCTTGTAAAGGTGAGGTTatgagagatgagagatgaggGGAGGTCAGATGAGGTAAATTGAGGCGGGATAAGATGAGGTGAACTAAGGATGGCTGAGATAAGGTGTGATATGAATTGGGACTAAGGGATTTGATAAAACATACTTTAGAAACAGTGAGCATATAGTCAATATTTGATGGATTAATAGTTTAATTAAATTGCAAAAGGCTATTGAAAATATAAAGTCACACTCACTGATTTTTATAGTATCATGCCTATAATTCTGTAGTCCTCTAGTAAAATTAACCCCACAATATAAAGTAGGACGATATTTAAAGAAGGTATTGCTAATATTAAGGCCAGGAACAGTCTTAAATTACCAGTGGTGTGAAAACATTGATAACTCTGGCTGTCAACTTCCCTGAACCCCAAAACCGGTGTAAACTTACCGGCAGGCCAGTTGTCAAACACATGCTTGGCAATGTCTGTGGCTGAGTCGTTCGGCGAGAAAGTGAAGTCTTCCGTCTTCCCACTCACAAGGATGAGGCGAAGGTTCACCTGGGACAGAAAGGCGGAAGAGAAAGGCATCACGGTTAaccacccaaaaaaaaaaaaaaacttcacgCAGACGGCACTGAAAAGAGA
The window above is part of the Gadus macrocephalus chromosome 10, ASM3116895v1 genome. Proteins encoded here:
- the ubl3b gene encoding ubiquitin-like protein 3b isoform X2, producing MTSQVDLDMVNLRLILVSGKTEDFTFSPNDSATDIAKHVFDNWPAGWEEEQVSSPSILRLIFQGRFLHGNVTLGALKLPPGRTTVMHLVARETLPEPNSHGQRNREKTTESNCCLLL
- the ubl3b gene encoding ubiquitin-like protein 3b isoform X1 yields the protein MPASPQPREGLLTLIEVNLRLILVSGKTEDFTFSPNDSATDIAKHVFDNWPAGWEEEQVSSPSILRLIFQGRFLHGNVTLGALKLPPGRTTVMHLVARETLPEPNSHGQRNREKTTESNCCLLL